A single window of Qipengyuania sediminis DNA harbors:
- a CDS encoding phospholipid carrier-dependent glycosyltransferase produces MPNPRDPIVWCGALTAAFLALMLVRIGIPSKPFFDEGHYVPAAREYLALGKYVNREHPLLGKQLIALGIAILGDAPVGWRLPSVLAGAAALFAGMRALWFASRDRFATLAYGVLIATGFYVFVNARIAMLDIFMVAFTMIAYWQLAAALREPERGRLRLALAGAALGLALAAKWNAAPLLVLPGAAFFIMRLRAGRRRFLTSTRGAPVPGVSLIEAALWLGVLPLAIYAATFVPAFFFAENGIGGAGGPANLIALHTDAIRLQESVVKTHPYMSRWPQWVLNTRSIWYLYEPVDGAQRGIVLIGNPLTMTLGLPAVAWAAYAGIAKRDAAAGAAALLYAVTLGFWILSDKPIQFLYHYFLPSMALLAALALALGGLWRLGYRWFAVLPLAGSAALFAYFYPILSAAPLAEGERAFIRWMWLKSWS; encoded by the coding sequence GTGCCGAACCCTCGCGATCCGATCGTCTGGTGCGGCGCGCTGACCGCGGCGTTTCTCGCCCTGATGCTGGTGCGGATCGGCATTCCGTCGAAGCCCTTTTTCGACGAGGGGCATTATGTCCCCGCAGCGCGCGAATATTTGGCGCTCGGGAAATACGTCAACCGCGAGCACCCCCTGCTGGGAAAGCAGCTGATCGCGCTCGGCATCGCGATCCTGGGGGATGCGCCGGTCGGCTGGCGGCTGCCTTCGGTCCTCGCGGGCGCTGCCGCGCTGTTCGCGGGGATGCGCGCGCTCTGGTTCGCATCGCGCGATCGTTTCGCGACGCTTGCTTACGGCGTGCTGATCGCCACCGGATTCTATGTCTTCGTAAATGCGCGCATCGCGATGCTCGACATCTTCATGGTCGCTTTCACCATGATCGCCTATTGGCAGCTTGCGGCCGCCTTGCGCGAGCCCGAGCGTGGACGGCTGAGGTTGGCGCTCGCCGGCGCGGCCCTGGGCCTGGCGCTGGCCGCGAAGTGGAACGCGGCGCCGCTGCTGGTCCTTCCGGGCGCCGCCTTTTTCATAATGCGCCTGCGCGCCGGACGCCGCCGGTTCCTGACCTCGACACGCGGCGCGCCGGTTCCGGGGGTGAGCTTGATCGAGGCAGCGCTGTGGCTCGGCGTCCTGCCGCTTGCGATTTATGCGGCGACCTTCGTTCCCGCCTTCTTCTTCGCCGAGAACGGCATCGGCGGCGCGGGTGGGCCGGCGAACCTCATCGCGCTTCATACCGATGCGATCCGCTTGCAGGAAAGCGTGGTGAAGACCCATCCATACATGAGCCGATGGCCCCAATGGGTGCTGAACACGCGCTCGATCTGGTATCTGTATGAGCCGGTGGACGGGGCGCAGCGCGGCATCGTCCTGATCGGCAATCCCTTGACCATGACGCTGGGTCTGCCGGCGGTTGCATGGGCTGCCTATGCCGGGATCGCGAAGCGAGATGCGGCGGCGGGGGCGGCGGCCTTGCTCTATGCCGTTACGCTTGGGTTTTGGATCTTGAGCGACAAGCCGATCCAATTTCTCTATCACTATTTCCTTCCCAGCATGGCGCTGCTCGCGGCGCTGGCGCTGGCGCTGGGCGGGCTATGGCGGCTGGGCTATCGCTGGTTTGCCGTCCTGCCGCTGGCCGGCAGCGCGGCGCTGTTCGCCTATTTCTACCCCATCCTCAGCGCCGCGCCGCTTGCCGAGGGGGAACGCGCCTTCATCCGCTGGATGTGGCTGAAGAGCTGGAGCTAG
- a CDS encoding trans-sulfuration enzyme family protein has translation MKKTTGMDRATTRSWRPATRALRGGTWRSEHGETSEALFLTSGYTYDDAGTVAARFAGSADGMTYSRLQNPTVAMLEERIALLEGAEACRAQASGMAAMTAALLCQLSAGDHMVAGRAAFGSCRWLVDSLLPRFGIETTTIDGTDDAAWEAAVRPNTRVFFFETPANPTLDVIDIAHVCAVARAHGIVTVVDNAFAGPTLQRPMELGADVVAYSATKLMDGQGRVLAGAVCGSRPFIEEQLLPFQRNTGPVLSPFNAWVVLKGLETLDLRARRQSEHALALGRLVEPRVPRLLHPGLESHPRHALAMRQMDACGAIFAFDVGTRSAAFALLDALGLIDISNNIGDARTLMCHPASTTHAGLDPAERAEMGVTEGLLRINVGLEDIADLSEDLDHALTAAGF, from the coding sequence ATGAAGAAGACCACCGGCATGGACCGCGCCACCACTCGCAGTTGGCGCCCTGCCACCCGCGCCCTGCGCGGCGGCACCTGGCGCAGCGAACATGGCGAGACGAGCGAGGCACTGTTCCTTACCTCCGGCTATACTTACGACGATGCCGGAACGGTGGCGGCGCGCTTCGCGGGCAGTGCGGATGGCATGACCTATTCGCGCCTCCAGAACCCCACCGTCGCCATGCTGGAGGAACGGATCGCGCTCCTTGAGGGGGCGGAGGCGTGCCGGGCCCAGGCCAGCGGCATGGCGGCGATGACCGCGGCCCTGCTATGCCAGCTTTCGGCGGGCGATCATATGGTGGCCGGACGCGCGGCCTTCGGCAGTTGCCGCTGGCTGGTCGACAGCCTGCTGCCGCGTTTCGGAATAGAGACGACCACGATCGACGGCACCGACGATGCCGCGTGGGAAGCGGCGGTGCGGCCCAATACGCGCGTGTTCTTTTTCGAAACCCCCGCCAATCCGACGCTCGATGTGATCGATATCGCACATGTCTGCGCGGTTGCACGCGCGCACGGCATCGTGACCGTGGTGGACAACGCCTTTGCCGGACCGACGCTGCAGCGGCCGATGGAGCTGGGCGCGGATGTCGTCGCCTATAGCGCGACCAAGCTGATGGACGGGCAGGGCCGGGTGCTTGCGGGCGCGGTTTGCGGCAGCCGGCCGTTCATCGAGGAGCAGCTGCTGCCGTTCCAGCGCAATACCGGGCCGGTGCTATCGCCCTTCAACGCCTGGGTGGTGTTGAAGGGTCTGGAGACTCTCGACCTTCGCGCCCGCAGGCAGAGCGAACACGCGCTGGCGCTCGGCCGGCTTGTCGAGCCCCGTGTCCCGCGATTGCTTCACCCGGGCCTCGAGAGCCATCCCCGCCACGCCTTGGCGATGCGCCAGATGGACGCCTGCGGCGCAATTTTCGCCTTCGATGTCGGCACCCGCAGCGCCGCATTTGCTCTGCTCGACGCGCTCGGGCTCATCGATATCTCGAACAATATCGGCGATGCGCGCACTTTGATGTGCCACCCCGCCAGCACCACCCACGCCGGGCTGGACCCCGCGGAACGCGCGGAGATGGGCGTGACCGAAGGATTGCTGCGCATCAATGTCGGGCTCGAGGATATCGCCGACCTTTCCGAAGACCTCGACCATGCGCTGACGGCCGCGGGGTTCTGA
- the apaG gene encoding Co2+/Mg2+ efflux protein ApaG encodes MKGLFQHTAITHGIAVRVAVSFLPEQSQPEAGKWFWIYHIRIENHSHTSVALRTRHWRITDARGQVSIVDGDGVVGEQPVIAPGRSHDYVSGCPLDTPHGSMEGFYTFADEDGDPLEVRIPFFPLAAPATAS; translated from the coding sequence ATGAAAGGCCTGTTCCAGCATACCGCGATCACGCACGGCATCGCCGTACGCGTGGCGGTGAGCTTCCTGCCCGAACAATCGCAGCCCGAGGCTGGCAAGTGGTTCTGGATCTATCACATCCGGATCGAGAACCACTCGCACACCAGCGTCGCATTGCGCACCCGGCACTGGCGGATTACCGACGCGCGGGGCCAGGTCTCGATCGTCGACGGCGATGGCGTGGTGGGCGAACAACCGGTGATCGCGCCGGGCCGCAGCCATGATTACGTCTCGGGCTGCCCGCTCGACACGCCGCACGGATCGATGGAAGGGTTCTACACTTTCGCGGACGAGGACGGGGATCCGCTGGAGGTGCGCATCCCCTTCTTCCCGCTGGCCGCGCCCGCCACCGCCAGTTAA